In the genome of Malania oleifera isolate guangnan ecotype guangnan chromosome 5, ASM2987363v1, whole genome shotgun sequence, the window aaatagaattttttttgcTTCTTCACTAAGAAatataatttctctctctctctctctctctctctctctctctctctaacccacacCCATGCTCTCTCTCTTTACGATTTCTTGCCGCTCGTTGACATATTCGACGAAAGGAAGTTACTATGAGGATTTagggggagattctctacaagtctagcggagcagatctttgatttgagtatTTCAGGCATTactccaaattcaaggtaagtaGGTTTTTAAGGCTTTATGGTTGTTGTGAACTATAGGAAGGCTTAGGAAATGATTAATGGTAGCTGATCTAgtgtttgtgttgatttatttgggaaaattgtggttttaggattttgaactGCAAACACTGTAAGGCGTGGAGTTGTTTCTAGTGGGCTTTcttgtaagccaggtaaggggatttgtcttacatcaattatttttgaaatctgaactggttaaactatattttatgatttcgggcaaattagggttttggggtatggtctccGTTTTTCTTTAAAcctatgtattattattatattaaaaggtggagatgcttgaaaccttGTTTTATGTAAATCGTAGTTTTGCAAatagtttattatattatagcatttttaatcaaatgagtgtgacatgatATGGTTAATGTAAATGAACTACGATTGTGGAATATTTAGTATAAAACATGGGAACTGGACTTCCAAATTGTTTTCAGGGAATTGTAGAAAACGAGATATTGGTTTAAAACCGAGGGCTGTGTGTGCCTGTTAATGttgatgaatgaatgagtttgtgaaaaatactagaattgtttaaATGCTTTATGGAATGAAAACAAGTTACTGTGCTttcgttataaattgtatatatgatgtatgaaccaCCTAAGGAATTGGTTACTATGGAaatacggtaccgttgctagtgggtgatacagtgcaaccacaccttATCGGTAAGGGTGGGTATCTAAAAAGTCGATTGGTCACTGGCTTTGGTGTTTGATCCAAGGTGGGATATGACCAAGGTGGACCTGTAACATCGAGGTGATTATACTGGTGGGCCACCAGAGCTAGATCAAGtctacggaccgcacaactcgtaccatgggggaagtaaatggtgtttatgtgGTGTTCCTAGGTAGGGATGAGttcaatatgcatatacatgatttaaaaataaaatgggcagAGTTATAGTTTTGAGTACTAAGCTAAGGGATTTTACAGTGTATGGGTCTATATCCTACCCCAATCTTGGGAACTCTCACTGGTAATGCATGAATTTTATGCATATCTTCTATACTATAGGGTTGAGAATGTTTTAACTGCGTAATTCATTTCAGTTAAACTTACTACTATTTTTttgttggaataaactcatgtagtcacacactgatgtaatattatttaccttactaagaagtgtctcacccagatatacaaatcttgtttcaggtcctacagaaAACCGGACCTAGCGTTCTAGTGGGTTTTGGAGCGTAGTGTTTTTAGGAGTCCTTTTTTAAATACTCGTGTAAGTACTGGACTATGGTCAGATtatctttttggggttgtaatagatACATTGGAAGCATTTTTTTAATAGTATTAACTTAgcactctggtatggtattttggagATTGAAGCTTTTTCGCTACTTTATTGCATGTTATTTATGGATAAGGCAACCATGAACTCTTTGGGATCAGACCCTCATATTTATGTATTAGAGCGATTACCCagtcgaaagtgtgatgagattcacatcgcctgagtttggaaatgtggttTCGCAACAAGGATGTtgtgttctgtaagtgggggagaatgtgataccttgtggaagaaaggcttggaaagaatttgatgttactacccatatcaacaaggtgtacctttaTTTTCGAGAGcctttccataagaactccatggttaagcgtgcttgacttggagtaatcttgggatgggtgaccttctaggaagttttctcaggatgTGTGTGAGTGACGATAAAAAACACTAAAAAGGatatgtgttggtttgtgggtccagtcattagtccaataaggtctGCCCCttattgtctggtccaagtggaggaggagagatgcaatgctccctagcagacctagGTTTGGGAGTTACATTACGACGCGTGGACGACCTCCGAAAGTCAACATTTCCTTCGCCGACATGTTATCATATGGAAGACCTTCAAATGCCTCTTTTGTTTGTTGCTTCGTAGGAATTCATGGAGTATCTAGAAGACGTTTTCAATGTGAGAAAGGCCCCAGAAGAGATCTTGAAGCAATTCTGAGATCAAGAACCCCTTGTGGGCCCCAcgtggtcttgtgggccccacactaTTCCATTGGGCCTTCCCCTTTGACTATTGACTTTGTTACATTTAATATGTAGCCTTGCAAAACAGTTTGCTTGCATGTGCGGTGTCTTGGAAGTTGTGTTTAGTAAATTATGTTTAGTTATTATCGTGTTTAGAAAATAGGCGTCTTTATTATGTTTGAAAGTTGTGAGTTTTGTTGAGAGttgtaattttatttattttttcccccATGCCAGCTTAAGTTAGCTAATGTTGTGTTTCTCCCCTTTTCCATGCCAAATCTATATATTTATCCATTGTAATTGTTGTAATCGTAGTAAGAGTTAATATATTGTTATTCAATTAAAGACTTTGTCTTTGTGAGCTTGTATAAGCTTGTTTCGATTCTTGtgattgagtggcgagaggctacattcattctcctcggagatcagttggtgtgagaccaaTATCTATCAAGCGATACCATTCATTTCCATCATTCACGTCCTCCATCCATCATCCACACAGCCACCACCAGGTTACTCCCCACAACCAACAATATCCATTTCAGTtgctacatacatacatacatatatatatatatatatatatatatatatgtgacaacccgaattcTAATGGGATTTAAAtcataaagaggaagggaaatggaaaccgaaatagaaggaggcagttgactttgtcgacaaacgcgaagcgttcatcaacgacgttgcattttggaaggaagaACCGAGGGAAGGTTACCacggcctcgtcgacgaacacggccttgttgatgaacacaggggattcgtcgacaaaggtataagagaattcatcgacaaacacaaggagatttgtcgacgaaggcataagaggattcgtcgacgaacacaggggattcgtcaacgaggaaataccgagagggggtttgagccaattgaatttcatcgatgaggaatgaattttttcaatgaaatcattaaaggattcgtcgacgaatgacgtgtttcgtcgacaaagcttgttatatatatatatatatcaaaattcgatttttaacttcatttttaagtaatcttcgccttctctctctctcctcttcggctctctctctctctctctctctcatcatttttgggctaGATTTATGTCGTATcaacaatccaaagtcaccacgacgctcccggggaagttctctccaaatccgccaaagcggatcgttggtgaaagcgagttggaaatcatccctgagttgaggtaaggttttttaagtaGAATTTGGTCCtgtgatagttataagaaatgatgtacatgtagaaatactgaagtttaatactgggagtttcaagtttcagggtattgatcaggaaatcttacgggggtcaggttaggatattttaggggctttctcaatagccaggtaagagaataaattaaagcagttattttccatacaaattattattaattatgagtaaatctattttcagaaaaacatatgttatatctgtttattacgaatgaaatgtataattgggaaaatactgctatgatgattaaaatgtatatgtatgtatgagatgccagaaaatcacgattttaaaatatgaagtatgacttttaacagcacatgtgtgacatgaatattattttacgtgagatgtattatgatatgaaagattttacgagcaaagcatgttttcaggtattatgaaaagatgagttatgttgtgatgatttcgatgaatatatgataaatgatttattttcagaatgtatatacctgaaacgattctgacacgaggccatgtatttatgttatcggcatgagaccgtatttatttatgatttcggcgcgaggacGTATTTATGAttccggcgcgaggccgtatttatgaaaatgatcggcacgaggccgctattatatcatgtattatatgttaccagaacccggatgttagtttagttcagttcaggggttCGGTACCATATCTTATAGATAAGATGTTTATAATCAGATTAgcgctaaccaccccatgagggggtgggagatggatagtcggtgtggctttcaatagagtgtggacgtctacctgataatccagaccagggtgtggcgagcccatcgtacttacagacatatttgactccgcagtggtcggccagccattgtcgggtcctgccttcgggctgcacaacccatcatggaaggtaatacatgacaccagttagctattcatcttggtatgttttcagtattacagttataacatatgttttatgtatgttatgaattattaacaaatataaaattatatgattatccagtataatatgatgaatgtttacagagttatgaaatataCAGTATACatataagtgccttaaatattcatgttaccatacagttgtatttagtttattttcccttactaagaagtgtctcacccccgaatattaaatgattttcaagaaacccagagggaccggcgggtcagggccgccgttaagTGGGTTTTGCTTCCCTACTaaaagggtaagcgttgaactaggatcaggagatttttgttgtacgatcttagtgttattttgactttttagaaaattgtaaataaatacagtattttgggaatgtatattACTTTgatattatgtttcatggttgaatgatgagattttattttactgctgcttaggtttccgctgtgattgacaggtgtctccgttacccacgggttcgagttgacttttccatttattatgttgtatttcttattaagaaattgaggttgctacaatatatatatatatatatatatatatatatatatatatatatatatttatttatttatttatttgtttatacaTCAATATATCAAAGTGTGCCCAAAGGACTCCAGAAGTGTTCTAACTTGTGGAGAAAATCATTAAGGCATTCTTCAAAGTTCGTGGTGATTTCGGTATTTGCTTGGACCATCCCAAGTATATAACAACTTCATTACAACTTCAAAGCTTGATAAGGGGATTTCAAAGTATAATCTGAATTTGTGTGAATCAAACCGAGCCATTCAACGATTTACCTTGGTAAGATTCTTCCTAAACCAACCTAAAATTGCTTGAGAATCTTTGTTTAAAGTTCCATAAGCATTTGTTGAGAAACAATCTTGAATCCTCGCATTTTCATTCAATCCCGTAGCaagtcagtcaactgaccctaaTGGTCAGTCAACTAACCTTGTATTGACTCTCGGTATTTTGTCCAAAATCTTAGTCAGTCGACTGAGATCCTTTTGTCAGTTGACTGACCCAACACTGCCACTCCagaaatatgtttttaaattcttTAGGCAACTGATCCTTGATCCACAATCGACTGTAGTTACccaaattatgaaatttcaatattatttcacattGTTTGAGTCCTTGCTTAATCTTGTGTAAGCCCATGCTTGAAACTTGAACTTCCATGATTTAGAAAGCATATTTGAGCTATTTTGATTTTCCATATCAATACTTGCTAGCTTGTAAATCATTGGGAATATTGCTTGCTAAGTTtagaattttattcttgaaatattgaaataacatcttTTCGCATTTTAACCTGATATCTTTCTGAAAGAATCATTTGGGACTTATTCCTGGATAGCATCATACACCTTTTAAAAATCCTAGAACAATTGAAATGTCCTCTAATTTAATGTGTTTATGTTAATTAactgaattcttaatttaaagtatcttgagtgtgtatgcttgcttgtgagggttgaaatTGGTAGGACTAGGTCACCTTATCCTGTCCTGCATCAACTTGGGGGTAGTACCATCTTGTCCTGCATCACCTAATGTTCAACTGTTAGATGTTTTGGTTGTCCCTCACCTCAATAAAAATTTGCTATCCATTAGTAAATTAACGTCTGATTTTCCATTATCCATTACAtttactaataatttttttactattcaGAATCACCAAATAGGAAAGGTGGCGGCAACCAGTAAACGAGATGGTGTGCTAGAACGCGGCAATTCCGATTTTGTTTCTATTCTTCAAAATAAATCTCTACATGCTTTATTTGATTTATGACATGCTTGCTTTGGACATGTGAATCATTCTGTTATCTCTCTTTTGAATAAAAAAGGAAACCTTGATCTTACCTCTTTATTGTCATCTCCTTTATTATGTAGTACATGTCAATTTGCAAAGAATCACCGATTGCCTTATACTCGTAATGAACATCAATCATTCAAACTGTTAGATCTcattcattgtgatatatggggtcctTCTCCTGTAAAGTCAAATTTGGGTTTTGCATACTATGTTttatttgttgatgatttttcccgCCACCCATTGATCTATCGAGTGTCTTAAAACTCATCTTGTTGCCAAGGGATACACATAGGTACCTGGTCCTGTCATCAAGGCCACCATTATTAGTGTTGTTCATTCTCTTGCTGTGACAAACAAATGACCTCTTCACCAACTTGATGTAAAAATGCGTTCCTTAACGACCTTCTCACTGAACATGTTTATATGGAACAACCTCCTAGGTATATTGACCCTCGCTTCCTCAATCATGTTTGTCAGTTGAAGAAAGCTCTCTATGGCCCAAGGCAAACCCCTTGCGCTTGGTTTCAACGTTTTAGCTCCTTTTTCACTCACCTTGGTTTTTATTGTAGTTGCGTAGACACATCACTCTTTGTTTTTCATAAGCAGTCTGACATGATATATTTGCTtctctatgttgatgacatcgCTATTATAGGCAACAACTCCAAGCTTCTTGATAGTTTTACTTGCAAGCTCAATTTTGAGTTTGCTACCAAGGATTTAGGTTCTCTTAGTTACTTCGTAGCTTGGTTTTAAAGCTACCTCCACCACTGATGGCCTTTTTATTAGTTAGTTGAAATATGCACGGGACATTCTCACACGTGCTCAGTTACTTAACAACAAACTAGTCCACACCCCAATGGTTGTTTCCCAACACTTGTCTGTTGATGGTCCTCTGTTTTTGAATCCCACACTTTACAAATCTCTCGTTGGTGTTGCTCAAAATCTAACTATCACATGTCCTTATATTGCTTATGATGTCAACTCTATTAGTCAATTTCTCTATTCTCCGACGAAAGACCATTTCCTTGCTATCAAACGTATTCTTCGCTATATTAATGGCACACTGCATTTTGGCATCACTTTTCATCCATCTGCTGCTCCTAGTGCTTTAGTTGCTTACTCTGATGTAGACTGGGCAAGATGCCTTGATACTTGTCATTCTACCTTTGGTTATTGTATTTATCTTGACGACAATTTGGTGTCTTGGAGTGCAAAGAAACAACCTACTGTTTCTTGCTCCAGTTGTGAATTTGAGTATCGTGCCTTGGCTCTCACTATTGCCGAACTTCTTTAGCTCATGCATCTCCTTCGTGATCTCAAAGTCCCTCTTCCGCAGCGGCTTCTTCTACTTTGTGACAACAAGAGTGCAATCTTCTAGAGTTCCTATCCCGTTTCTCACAAACGGTCCAAGTATGTTGAGCTAAACTATCACCTTCTTCGTGAACTTGTTCTCGTTGGCAAACATTGCACCCAGTATGTGCCATATCATTTGCAAGTTGCTAACATCTTCACCAAAAGTGTGTCAAGACCTCTCTTTGAATTTTTCTAATCCAAGCTTCACGTTCGTTCAAATTCGACGCTCAGCTTAcgccagggggggggggggggtgttgaggATCATACTGAGAATCCTCTGTATAAATTCCAAGAGATTATTTTGTATATACTTTCCATTTATTTGTTCTCTAATTAATATGTAATTGACATGTAATTATTTCACATAATACtcaattcaatataaataaaCAATACTCCCCACTTTACAAGTGTGGTGGTTTTTCAAACCTTCTCATAACCCATGTTATATTTGCATTCACATGCTTTAAATTTGTGAAATTTATTTGAGTATTTAAAATGTAGAAATATGTatctcattttatattttttctaaattttagaATAAATCCAATGATCTATGTCTTACAAGTAAGATTTTATTCTAAAGTTCAGCAAATATAACATGGAgtacatattaattgcatatgtAAATGCAAATAAAGATAAAGGAAGTAAAGGTCAAGAATttgaattattttaataattttaatttatgtatatgtaaaGATATGTATAGAGGTCTTGAGGGGGGTGGTGGCCTCCATctgtgagagagaaagagagagagagagagagagagaggggaaaacACTTTGTTGATATTGTCTCAGGGAGTGGGTGAGAACCACATATGGAAAAAGAGATTATTCTTTAAGTGTGGTATATTGAATCAGTCCAAGTGAACTTATATATAAGAATAATTTTATTGTTCTTTAGACTAGGCATTATAACATGACATTCTTTTAGTTGAAATCGGTCTAAAGGTATTGAATTTTTTAGTGTTATAGTTTTGACAAAAATCACTCTTATAGAGAATTACAATCAAGGAAAAGACGATTTTTACTTTTAAAACCTTAATGGCAAAAAAGACCAATACCTAAACTAGTTTACCCTACTATCCAACACCTCTAAAGTATAAATAATTTATAAGAAATAGTAATCTACAtgtcttcaaatatttttcttagattaGGAGGCCATTAAATTTTGGATTCTTTGTTGAAAAGCTAATGAAGGATAATGTACAAtgctatttgaaaaatattaagaacatgaatttgaagctttagatgccaaaatataatattaatttaattaaattttcgCAAATCAAAATCTAAACTTAAAATTTATGTTCCAAATGCAGGATTAGCTTAGCTTGTATAACAAGAAAACTTTTCCCCTTTCCCCCAAAAAGGAAAAAGACAAACAGAGCGGGACAGAAAAAATATCTGTTGGTTAATAGTGTAATGACAAGCTATTAACCGTTTTAATGCCAGCACGAAATTGCATGGAAACGCCTTCCGCGCCGCAGAAATTTGGCCAATAGCTGTGCGGTAAATATCCAATGGGACCCAACTTAAGAATTTTCCTTTCCCAATTCCCAACATTTTCCTTACGAGGATATTGATTTTCCTTGCCCCCTTTAGACTGCTAGTCAAAAATTCTCAATCTTTTCTCCTACGATTCAATTCAAATTCAGTTGCCCTGTTTTACTTTTGAGTTTTGCCCTTCACCTTCACGAACGCCCCAAACGCAAAGCATTTCAAGAATTCAGACCCATTATGTTCGCATTCAATGCAGAACCTTCCCACCCGTTAAGATAGAagggaaaagaaaacaaaaggaaaagaaaagaaacgaaaagaaaattaagaaagggTAAAGACGTGGGTGTTCAGCAGCTTTGGTTGCCGTGGTTGATCGAAGGATTCAAAGTAAGGAGGCTTTGATTCGAGGAGTTGGGGAGATGGGTATAGGCGTTGTTGACGAGTTGTGGGCTCTCGGCCTCCACTTTTCTTTTAGAAATAAAAGGTAACGTCTTTTCGTTGGGATTTAAGTTGATTGGTGTGGTGGGTTTGAGTGTTCTTTCGTTTTCTAGGGTTTGCAATTGTATATTGTGTGAAATCATTCATGCCTTGGtgtgaattttgaaatttatgcctATTTTTTTATCGGTGGGTTTTGGGATACCGCATGATGGTTTGTGATGATATTCACTTTTTGAGGCTTGAAACTGCGTGATGTTGGTGATTTTTTGAAGTGGGGTTGCGAATTCTGGTGTGTTTATTGCTTTAATTTGGAACGTCGCATTCTGGATTTGTGTTTTATGCTTGAACATTTGTAATattattctctctccctctctctctgaaTTTCAAACTTGATCTGTTAGCTTCTGTTGAGTACAATTCCTATTTGTTTCCGCTGGGGCTTGAGTTAATTTAGCTGCAAATTtcagttttaattttaattttgctcACAGACACTATATTGTCTTGTTCGAGTATTTGAATTTGTTTACATTTTTTGGCTAGGCTTTTTGAATTTGTTTACTTAGTTTAACTTATGTTCTTATACGAGATTATGAATTTTTGTTGTTGGTGGCGATGGTGGTTTTGGTTGTGGCTGAAGAATTTTAGGTATAGTCAAACGGAATGAAGAGGAGTAACAAACGGATCAAAGAGCAGAGGAGGCGTGCAATTGCCAAGAGGTTGAGGAAGATAATGAAGTGCCTTTGCTCGGGTGAGCAGTTAAGAGCAGCATCTGGTGACGAAATGGTTCCTTCATCTGAATCCCTTGCAACGAAGGATTTTTCAGTAAGTGGGTTTTCAGCTCGAGCTGGTGAGCGTGAGCGGAGGCCAGATACTGGCAACATTGAAGAGGCTGAATCATCTCTTCGTGAGAGTGGGAGTCTGAACTACGAGGTTGGTTTTGTCAAGCCTTCTTGCTTTAAACTTGCATCATATATTTAGTGATTTTCTCTTTTCTTCCCATGCCTCTTTCTGTGGACTATATTTTGCAAAATTTAATGAGCCGAAgtgtgcttctctctctctctctctctctctgctaaAGCTGCATTGGTTTTCATACGACTAAATCATCTTATCTGGTCTTCTCTTATTTTGATCTCTACTGTTATCCCTTGTTTTGTTTTCAACTCTGCATATTCATACATCACCAATAATGCATTTTTGCCACTTATTCTATTCTGCTCAACATTGTCACCCTAGCTATGTTTATGCAATAAACTTGTTTCTCCATCAAATCCTGGGAATAAGTGATAAAAACTAAGATTTTTAACATTGCAATGGTGATTATACATatattgccttttttttttttttttcaatactaAGAATAAGCTCCATatgttttttttaatagaaaaagaagTCAATTTTATTAAACCTAAGAAATGGAGTACATGATTGGAGGACAAGGAATCCTCAACCACCTAATTTTTTTAAACCTGAGAAATGGAGTACATGATTGGAGGACAAGGAATCCTCAACCACCTAGAAAAActgaaaaaaccaaaaaacagcTGAAAATACCAAAGAAGGAAAAaacaaaatacaagaaaaaaattcCTTTACAAGAGCACTGCCTTCCAATTGCTAGTGAGGTCAGACAGTGGAAGACCATTAAAGAAAACTCAAAGAGTGCACACACAAGGAGGTTAGGAATATCACTGTATCCTATAAAAGCCATGAGTAGGTAGATTGACTACTGAAAATCCTATTGTTTTCTCTCAATCCACATGGTCCAAAGGATAGAAAAAACAGTTGCACACCATAGAGCTCTGCCATTCCTATTCTTTCGAAAACCCTTGAAATTAACCAAAAGCAAGTCTTTCATCCTTCCTGGAGTCACCCACTCTTCCCCTGCAATGGAGAAAAGGGCATCCAAAGCTATGATGCCACCTTGCAATGCGCAAAGAGACGGGCACTTGACTCCTTATTTTCATGACACATGAAGtacatatcaggattaagagccaTATAGGGTCTTCTCCTCCGAAGCATATTATGCATGTTGATTTTTCTAGGATCACAGTCCAGACAAAGCCCGAATCTTTCACAACACCTTAACTCTCCAAAGTAAGCGGTTCCAAGGAAAAGGGTTAGCGctattggttttcaaaatatgaaaaagaaGAGATTCAGAAGTAAATATATGCCTGAGGAATGGTAATAAAGTCCGCTTTTGGGAAGATGTGCGGGCGGGGGAGGCTTTTTTGATGCTGAAAGCTCCTCATCCTTTTAAGCTTTCCTCTCTTTATAATGTTCCTACTAGTTCTTTCACTGCTTCTGGtccttcttgggatttccattttttcatGAATCTCAATGAAATACAGGTTGTTGAGCTCACCAACCTTATTTCCTTGTTGGACCAATAAGATCCACATGTTAACCAAGCTGGTAAATGGCAAGTAAGCCTTACAGCAGTTGCTTTGTGGCATTCAACAATATTTAACTGCAAAATTCGTCAAAACTAAAATTGAGACTAACTGGTACAACGTTCTTCAAAATAGCCTTTGTCCATTATTCTGCCTGAACTGAATCAGAACTGCTTAGGCTTTCCCATCAGAAACTTAAAATCCTTCATGCCCAAAGCAACTGGTTTCACAGAATCCGCCATCTGGCCTTGCATTCTATCACAGCAGATCAGACTAGTTTAGCAGTAAAGATAACAATAGTAGATTAGAATTTCATAGGTGAAGACTTGTTTTGATGTCAAAGATGGCTTGAATTGCTATTGAATCTGGATTTACCTTCTTGCGTTTAAAAACTATCATATTTCTAGCATTCCGTGAGTGATAAATGGTTGCAGCCTAGATGAGTTTCCACTTTTTGAACAACCCATAGCAGAAAGTCTACTAAGATTATCTTCCCATTTTGTTAGAACACCATGAAAGTTCAGCATAGCACTAGAATCCTGATAAGCCAATTGGAGGCCTGTGCAATGAAAAAAACAAGTGATTTCTAGCTCCAGGGCAGAGACCACAGATTTTCAAACAGGATCAATATTATTGCCCTGTTTGGCTATTCTTTCCATGGTatttaaactattttttattgCAAGCCAGGCACATTGTCAGGGAATATAGTTCTTAATCCATAGGACTTCATTCAAGGAACAGTAGGATTACTCTCCCAAGCAGTGTGAAAGAGAGAACGCCTTTATCTGTGAGCTGCCACATAATTTCATCATCCTCCCCAATTTGAAATGTCTCTATAGCAGCACAGGATGAAGAAGCATTAGCAAATAGCAGTAGCTCTTCTAGGCAGATGCCATGAATTATGTTGAAGAAAGCAATCAATCAAGTGCAACACCCAGCTTCTCTTGAAAGTGCAATCCGTACTTCCATAGTGCTGTATAAGAGTGCTATATTGATGCCAATTATCATAGAAAAAAATGTGTAGACTGACAATTTCCTATTCTGAACTTTATGTTAGGATATGTATAATCTCTGGCTTTTAAAATTCTCTTCCATGTACAAGAAAAACCAGGAGAAATCTTAGCTGCCCAAGtatttttttcctttcaatttATAGGTATATATCCAACCACACACAAGAAAGATTTAGAAGCACCTATATGCTGCAATAGCTTTATAGCAGATGATAGATTCCATCCTTTAAGCAGTATAATACCCAACCCACCCTCCCTACTTAAGGGGTTTAGGAACATATTTCCATTTAACCTTACAACTTTGGGTGTTTCACACATTGcctctttataaaaaaaaaaaaaaaaaaaaccttaaatttTCTTTCCAATTCAGAaaggacaaatttttttttttggatagtaAAAGAAGAACAAGTTGAATAAGGCTGAAGACTTCTGAAGAATTGATTTTATTAATTGTAGTCCACCTGAGTAAGATAGATATTTATGTGTTCAAGTGTGTATTCTGTGAGAGGTACTTTCAACTAATTGTTTACAATCAGCTCCACCAATTCTCTTAGTTATCAGTGGCAATCTCAAGTATTTAACTGGAGGTGTCCCTTTTTTTATTTGAAGAGCATCAGTGGCTTCTTGA includes:
- the LOC131155944 gene encoding uncharacterized mitochondrial protein AtMg00810-like — its product is MVVSQHLSVDGPLFLNPTLYKSLVGVAQNLTITCPYIAYDVNSISQFLYSPTKDHFLAIKRILRYINGTLHFGITFHPSAAPSALVAYSDVDWARCLDTCHSTFGYCIYLDDNLVSWSAKKQPTVSCSSCEFEYRALALTIAELL